ATGATGACAAAGAGATCACTATTGAAGTTCCAGTAAAAATCGTTGGTAACTCTAAAGGAGTTATGGCAGGTGGAGATTTACGTCTTAACAACCGTAAATTAAAAGTAAGAGCTTTACCAAAAAATCTTCCAGATTTCGTTGAAGCTGACATTACTCCATTAGACATGGGTAACAAATTATACGTTACTAAAGTACCTGCTGAAAACTTCAAAATCATGCACCCAGACAATACAGTAATTTGTCAAGTGAAGATTTCTCGTGCTGCTATGAAAGCGGCTCAAGAAGCAGCAAAAGCAGCAAAAGCTCCTGCAAAAAAGAAAAAATAATACTTTTTCAATCTATATCAAAAGCATCAGTTTCACAACTGGTGCTTTTTTTTTTGACATGAAGCGAAAAAATTAGATTTTAGCGCTTTAAAAACATTTAAAACTTATTTACACAATCCACTTCACGCATTCTCTGTCATATCGACGAAGGAGATATCTCCACATGTAACTCCACAATCAAATTCAAAATACCTGTTATATAACAAAACGCTCTAAATCTAATATTGAGAAGATCCCTCATTCCTCGGGATGACAATATTGTGATTATACTTTACACTGATTCCAATTTGTTCTGTTCTCTATATTCTTTGTTCTACCCCTTAATTCACAAATTTTCTAATTATCTAATTGACTAATTATCTAATTAAGTCTACTT
The Flavobacterium sp. 5 DNA segment above includes these coding regions:
- a CDS encoding 50S ribosomal protein L25/general stress protein Ctc translates to MKSITIKGSERESVGKVATKALRNAGLVPCVLYGGSQAVHFSAEVIAFKNLVYTPNAHTVVIELANGKSFNAVLQDIQVHPVSDKILHIDFFQIHDDKEITIEVPVKIVGNSKGVMAGGDLRLNNRKLKVRALPKNLPDFVEADITPLDMGNKLYVTKVPAENFKIMHPDNTVICQVKISRAAMKAAQEAAKAAKAPAKKKK